The Impatiens glandulifera chromosome 8, dImpGla2.1, whole genome shotgun sequence genome includes a window with the following:
- the LOC124912716 gene encoding probable indole-3-pyruvate monooxygenase YUCCA10, whose translation MEGDNQYKVIIVGAGPSGLAMAACLNFLSIPNVILEREDCFAPLWQKKTYNRLKLHLAKPFCELPHMPFPKSYPTFVPKNQFVQYLDDYVNHFGITPRYNRFVELVNYVEETKKWNIKARNINSEEVEEYSCDFLVVASRETSDSFIPNVEGLETFTGEVIHTTQYKYGGRFEGKNVLVVGSGNSGMEIALDLSNYGAKTSIAIRSETHLLSRTIVNLGLYLMKYMSVYWVDSIMIMLSKLKYGRDLTKYGIKRPQEGPFFLKVKYGKYPVIDVGTVEKIKSGEIQVLPGMVDIKADEVSFNNGKSYSFDVIVFATGFKRSTNKWLKGDDYLMNEDGFPKPSFPNHWKGQKGLYCVGFSRRGLYGASMDAVNVANEINAILTG comes from the exons ATGGAAGGCGATAACCAATATAAGGTGATCATTGTTGGAGCCGGACCATCGGGGCTAGCAATGGCGGCATGTCTTAACTTTCTTTCGATTCCAAACGTTATATTGGAAAGAGAAGACTGTTTTGCTCCATTGTGGCAGAAGAAAACATACAATCGCCTTAAACTCCATCTTGCTAAGCCATTTTGCGAACTTCCTCACATGCCATTCCCGAAGTCTTACCCTACTTTTGTTCCTAAGAATCAATTCGTTCAATACTTGGATGACTATGTTAATCACTTCGGAATTACTCCAAG GTATAACAGATTCGTAGAGTTAGTTAACTATGTCGAAGAGACCAAGAAATGGAACATCAAGGCGAGAAACATCAACTCGGAAGAGGTGGAAGAATATAGTTGTGACTTTCTTGTTGTGGCATCGAGAGAGACAAGTGACTCGTTCATTCCGAATGTGGAGGGACTAGAAACATTCACCGGAGAAGTGATTCACACCACTCAATACAAGTATGGTGGTAGATTTGAAGGAAAGAATGTGTTGGTTGTGGGATCTGGAAATTCCGGCATGGAAATCGCTCTTGATCTTTCTAATTATGGTGCCAAGACTTCCATTGCCATAAGAAGCGAG ACACATTTATTATCGAGGACAATTGTAAATTTGGGATTGTATCTAATGAAATACATGTCAGTGTATTGGGTGGACTCGATTATGATTATGTTGAGCAAACTTAAATATGGAAGAGATTTAACCAAATATGGAATCAAAAGACCACAAGAGGGACCTTTTTTCTTGAAAGTCAAGTATGGAAAGTATCCCGTCATTGATGTTGGTACAGTCGAGAAGATCAAGTCCGGCGAAATCcag GTTTTACCTGGAATGGTTGATATTAAGGCAGATGAAGTGTCATTTAATAATGGGAAATCATATTCATTTGATGTAATTGTTTTTGCAACTGGGTTCAAGAGATCGACTAACAAATGGCTTAAG GGAGATGATTACCTTATGAACGAGGATGGATTTCCAAAACCGAGTTTCCCAAATCATTGGAAGGGTCAAAAAGGGCTATATTGTGTTGGATTTTCTAGGAGGGGTCTTTATGGAGCTTCAATGGATGCAGTAAACGTTGCTAATGAAATCAACGCTATTCTTACCGGCTAA
- the LOC124912406 gene encoding probable indole-3-pyruvate monooxygenase YUCCA10 codes for MEGDKQRCYKVIIVGAGPSGLAMAASLNILSIPNVILERDNCFAPLWQNKTYDRLKLHVAKSFCELPHMPYPKSYPTYVSRKELVQYLDHYINHFKITPRYNRFVESADYVEFESTKKWNIKARNINSEEMEEYSCDFLIVATGENGDAFIPNVEGLETFVGEVIHTTQYKSGERYAGKNVLVVGSGNSGMQIALDLANHGAKTSIVVKSDMHILWSEATNVGLYLLKYISVYWVDSLLVMLSKLKYGNDLSKYGFKRPKEGPFLMKDKYGKYPIIDIGTMDKIKSGQIQVLPLIMEIKGSEVSFNNGKSYSFDVIIFATGFKRSTNKWLKGDDYLLNEDGLSKPSFPNHWKGQNGLYCVGLCRRGFFGASLDAINVANDIKALLTAQNQNSK; via the exons ATGGAAGGTGATAAACAACGTTGTTATAAGGTGATCATTGTCGGAGCCGGACCATCGGGGCTGGCAATGGCGGCGAGTTTGAACATACTTTCGATTCCAAACGTTATATTGGAAAGAGACAATTGTTTCGCTCCCTTGTGGCAAAACAAAACATACGATCGCCTCAAACTTCATGTAGCGAAATCATTTTGCGAACTTCCTCATATGCCATACCCGAAGTCTTACCCTACTTATGTTTCTAGGAAAGAACTCGTTCAATACTTGGATCACTACATTAATCACTTCAAAATTACTCCAAg GTATAATAGATTTGTGGAGTCGGCTGACTATGTTGAATTTGAGAGTACTAAGAAATGGAATATCAAGGCGAGAAACATCAACTCGGAAGAGATGGAAGAATATAGTTGCGACTTTCTTATTGTGGCAACGGGAGAGAATGGCGATGCGTTCATTCCGAATGTGGAGGGACTAGAAACATTCGTAGGAGAAGTGATACACACCACTCAATACAAGTCTGGCGAAAGATACGCTGGAAAGAATGTGTTGGTAGTGGGATCTGGAAATTCCGGCATGCAAATTGCACTCGATCTTGCTAATCATGGTGCCAAGACTTCCATTGTCGTCAAAAGCGAT ATGCATATATTATGGAGTGAAGCTACAAATGTTGGATTATATCTATTGAAATACATCTCGGTGTATTGGGTGGATTCTCTTTTGGTTATGTTGAGCAAACTTAAATATGGAAATGATTTATCCAAATATGGTTTCAAAAGGCCTAAAGAGGGACCTTTTCTCATGAAAGACAAGTATGGAAAGTATCCTATCATTGATATTGGTACAATGGACAAGATCAAATCCGGCCAAATCCAG gttttaCCATTAATTATGGAGATTAAAGGGAGTGAAGTGTCATTTAATAATGGGAAATCATATTCATTTGATGTAATCATTTTTGCAACTGGCTTCAAAAGGTCAACTAACAAATGGCTAAAG GGAGATGATTACCTTTTGAACGAAGATGGGCTTTCAAAACCAAGTTTCCCAAATCATTGGAAGGGTCAAAATGGGCTTTACTGTGTTGGGCTTTGTAGAAGAGGTTTTTTTGGAGCTTCATTGGATGCAATAAACGTAGCTAATGATATCAAGGCTCTTCTTACTGCCCAAAATCAAAACTCTAAATGA
- the LOC124912441 gene encoding probable indole-3-pyruvate monooxygenase YUCCA10 has translation MEGDKQLCYKVIIVGGGPSGLAMAACLNTLSIPNVILEREDCFASLWQKKTYDRLKLHLAKPFCELPHMPFPKSYPTYVSKKEFVQYLDDYVNHFNITPRYNRFVESADYVELESTKKWNIKARNINSEELEEYSCDFLVVASGETSDTFIPKVEGLETFVGEVIHTTQYKSGERYVGKNVLVVGSGNSGMEIALDLANHGAKTSIVIRSDIHILSRKATNMGLYLLKYISLYWVDTLLVILSKLKYGRDLTKYGIKRPQEGPFFLKGKYGKYPIIDLGTFDKIKSGQIQVLPGIINIRGSEVSFNNGKSYSFDVIIFATGFKRSTNKWLKGDDYLLNEDGLPKPSFPNHWKGQNGLYCVGLSRRGLYGTSLDAKNVANDIKAILSAQI, from the exons ATGGAAGGTGATAAACAACTTTGTTATAAGGTGATCATTGTCGGAGGCGGGCCTTCGGGGCTGGCAATGGCGGCGTGTTTGAACACTCTTTCGATTCCAAACGTTATATTGGAGAGGGAAGATTGTTTTGCTTCCTTATGGCAGAAGAAAACATACGATCGCCTCAAACTTCATCTCGCGAAACCATTTTGCGAACTTCCTCACATGCCTTTTCCAAAGTCTTACCCTACTTATGTTTCTAAGAAAGAATTCGTTCAATACTTGGATGACTACGTTAATCATTTCAACATTACTCCAag GTATAATAGATTTGTGGAGTCAGCTGACTATGTTGAATTAGAGAGTACTAAGAAATGGAACATCAAGGCGAGAAACATCAACTCGGAAGAGTTGGAAGAATATAGTTGCGATTTTCTTGTTGTGGCATCGGGAGAGACAAGCGACACGTTCATTCCAAAAGTGGAGGGACTAGAGACATTCGTTGGAGAAGTAATTCACACCACTCAATACAAATCCGGCGAGAGATACGTTGGAAAGAATGTTTTGGTGGTGGGATCTGGAAATTCCGGCATGGAAATTGCTCTCGATCTTGCTAATCACGGTGCCAAGACTTCCATTGTCATTAGAAGCGAT ATACATATATTATCAAGGAAAGCTACAAATATGGGACTATATCTATTGAAATACATCTCTTTGTATTGGGTGGACACTCTTTTAGTTATATTGAGCAAACTTAAATATGGAAGAGATTTAACCAAATATGGTATCAAAAGGCCACAAGAAGGACCTTTTTTCTTGAAAGGCAAGTATGGAAAATATCCGATCATTGATCTCGGTACATTCGACAAGATCAAGTCCGGCCAAATCCAG gttttaccgggaataataaatattagggGAAGTGAAGTGTCATTTAATAATGGGAAATCATATTCATTTGATGTAATCATTTTTGCTACTGGCTTCAAGAGGTCAACTAACAAATGGCTAAAG GGAGATGATTACCTTTTGAACGAAGATGGGCTTCCAAAACCGAGTTTCCCAAATCATTGGAAGGGTCAAAATGGGCTTTACTGTGTTGGGCTTTCTAGAAGAGGTCTTTATGGAACTTCATTGGATGCAAAAAATGTAGCTAATGATATCAAGGCTATTCTTTCGGCCCAAATTTAA
- the LOC124912717 gene encoding short-chain dehydrogenase reductase ATA1, which produces MEQINNRSGDCRVQAQSFVIVIVNIVIACRLKGKVAVITGGARGIGAATAKLFYQHGAHVVIADILDELGSALADSIEGYYLHCDVSNESDVESVVQFAVSWKGRLDIMFNNAGIPGPSGSITNLDTKTTNGVLGVNLNGVVYGIKHAARAMINAGRGGSIICMSSSAALMTGLASHAYTLSKQSIIGIAKSCACELGAHGIRVNCVSPHGVPSEMLVGAYRSVFGNDSLSVDDVRKIVGETGSLLRGRGATMEDVAYAVMFLASGEEAGFITAQNLVVDGGFTSASTQHDAVSLLYRS; this is translated from the exons ATGGAACAAATCAATAATCGGTCCGGTGACTGCAGGGTACAAGCTCAAAG TTTCGTAATTGTAATTGTAAATATTGTAATTGCATGCAGGCTTAAGGGGAAGGTGGCAGTTATAACCGGGGGAGCAAGAGGAATTGGAGCCGCAACCGCGAAACTATTCTACCAACATGGTGCTCATGTGGTGATCGCGGACATATTAGACGAACTAGGGTCGGCCCTAGCCGATTCCATAGAAGGTTACTACTTGCATTGCGACGTATCGAATGAATCCGACGTGGAATCGGTTGTGCAATTCGCGGTGTCGTGGAAAGGGAGGTTAGACATCATGTTCAACAATGCGGGAATCCCAGGACCCTCGGGTAGCATAACAAACCTAGACACGAAAACCACGAATGGAGTCTTAGGAGTGAACTTGAACGGGGTAGTTTATGGGATAAAACATGCGGCTAGGGCTATGATCAATGCGGGCCGAGGTGGTTCGATCATATGCATGTCTAGTTCGGCTGCTCTTATGACCGGACTGGCCTCACACGCGTACACTCTTTCAAAGCAATCTATCATAGGGATCGCGAAGAGCTGCGCATGCGAGCTCGGGGCTCACGGGATTAGAGTGAATTGCGTGTCGCCACATGGGGTCCCTTCCGAGATGCTTGTGGGGGCTTATCGAAGTGTTTTTGGGAACGATAGTTTGAGTGTTGACGATGTTAGGAAGATTGTAGGGGAAACAGGTAGTCTTTTGCGTGGGAGAGGTGCCACTATGGAAGATGTCGCGTACGCGGTCATGTTTCTCGCGAGTGGAGAGGAAGCGGGGTTTATAACCGCGCAAAATCTTGTTGTGGATGGAGGATTTACTTCTGCATCCACTCAACATGACGCGGTTTCTCTTCTCTATCGTTCTTAA
- the LOC124912440 gene encoding monothiol glutaredoxin-S9-like produces the protein MEKVARMVSENRVLIFSKSTCCLSYTVLVLFQELGANPVVHELDHDPDGREMEKALKRLGCNAPVPAVFVGGDLVGSTNEVMSLHLSGSLIPLLRRYQMSN, from the coding sequence ATGGAGAAGGTGGCTAGGATGGTTTCTGAAAACAGGGTGTTGATCTTCAGCAAGAGCACTTGTTGCTTGAGTTACACTGTCCTGGTGCTGTTTCAAGAACTTGGAGCTAACCCTGTGGTTCATGAACTAGATCACGATCCAGACGGTAGGGAGATGGAGAAGGCACTGAAGAGGCTCGGGTGCAATGCACCCGTCCCTGCAGTTTTCGTCGGTGGAGACCTGGTTGGCTCCACTAACGAGGTCATGTCACTCCACCTCAGTGGATCGTTGATCCCTCTTCTTAGGAGGTACCAGATGTCTAACTGA
- the LOC124911802 gene encoding zinc finger CCCH domain-containing protein 32-like — translation MELYGRSSTREGYGLTASAAAGTGLEESMRKLGIWNVPLVYPERVGAPDCAYYMRTGSCSYGAKCRYNHPRDRSTTVGGTLRVGVAEYPERPGETSCQFYLRTGFCKFGASCKFHHPKNGGGFTSNILLNSYGYPLRQGEQECLYYLRTGECKFGITCKFNHPQPAGVSMPAAATARPFYPSVQSSSSSVVSADQYRAARPPLLPGSYVPAGAYGTTTMLLPTGSVVSIPGWNPYSGSANPVFSPSSGQPSIYGNAQISSSSSSLSAFPGIYSEKEKVFPERPGQPDCQYYLQTGDCKCGSSCRYHHPPDWALRKTTCVLNYLGLPLRPGLQACTFYMQRGSCKFGRNCKFDHPIGSVVRYNNSPPTIPSF, via the exons ATGGAGCTGTACGGGCGGAGCTCTACGAGAGAAGGGTATGGATTGACTGCGTCTGCGGCGGCCGGGACAGGTCTAGAAG AGTCTATGCGTAAGTTGGGGATATGGAACGTACCGTTGGTTTACCCAGAAAGGGTTGGGGCACCTGATTGTGCTTACTATATGCGAACTGGGTCTTGTTCTTATGGTGCCAAGTGCCGCTACAATCATCCTCGCGATCGCAGCACCACG GTTGGTGGAACCCTAAGAGTTGGAGTAGCTGAGTATCCAGAGCGTCCAGGGGAGACTTCATGTCAG TTTTATTTAAGGACTGGATTTTGCAAATTTGGTGCTTCCTGCAAGTTTCACCATCCTAAAAATGGAGGTGGATTCACAAGCAACATTCTGCTTAACAGTTATGGATATCCTCTAAGACAG GGTGAACAAGAATGTTTGTATTATTTGAGAACGGGGGAATGCAAATTTGGTATAACATGTAAATTTAACCATCCTCAACCGGCTGGGGTGTCTATGCCGGCAGCAGCAACTGCTCGTCCTTTTTACCCGTCTGTgcagtcttcttcttcttcagttgtATCTGCTGATCAGTATAGAGCTGCAAGGCCTCCTCTCTTGCCTGGCTCATATGTACCAGCAGGTGCTTATGGTACTACTACTATGCTGCTGCCTACTGGTTCAGTTGTTTCTATTCCAGGTTGGAATCCTTATTCG GGATCAGCTAACCCTGTTTTCTCCCCAAGTAGTGGTCAGCCCTCAATTTATGGAAATGCACaaatatcttcttcttcttcttctttatctgcATTTCCTGGAATTTATAGTGAGAAGGAAAAGGTTTTTCCCGAGAGACCAGGGCAACCCGATTGCCAATACTACTTGCAAACTGGTGATTGTAAATGTGGATCGTCGTGTAGATATCATCATCCACCTGATTGGGCTTTACGGAAGACAACTTGTGTTCTAAACTATTTAGGCCTTCCTTTAAGACCG GGACTACAAGCTTGCACTTTCTACATGCAAAGAGGCTCATGCAAATTTGGGAGGAACTGTAAATTTGATCATCCTATCGGTTCTGTGGTTAGATACAACAACAGTCCACCAACAATTCCTTCCTTTTGA